A stretch of the Corynebacterium maris DSM 45190 genome encodes the following:
- the panD gene encoding aspartate 1-decarboxylase: protein MLRTMFHAKIHRATVTEANLHYVGSVTVDQDLLDAAGILPGELVAIVDVDNGARLETYTIAGERGSGVIGINGAAAHLVHPGDLVILIAYAQMEDAEARSYVPSVVHVDADNRIIELGDDPAEALSPGVSVSPHARPFAQVRAQR, encoded by the coding sequence ATGTTGCGGACGATGTTTCACGCCAAGATCCACCGAGCCACGGTGACGGAGGCCAACCTGCATTACGTGGGTTCGGTGACCGTGGATCAGGACCTGCTCGACGCGGCCGGGATCCTGCCGGGTGAGCTGGTCGCGATCGTCGACGTCGACAACGGCGCCCGGCTGGAGACCTACACCATCGCCGGTGAACGCGGCTCCGGCGTGATCGGCATCAACGGCGCCGCGGCTCACCTCGTGCACCCGGGCGATCTGGTCATCCTCATCGCGTACGCGCAGATGGAGGATGCCGAGGCCCGTTCCTATGTGCCGTCCGTCGTGCACGTCGATGCGGACAACCGCATCATCGAACTCGGTGACGATCCGGCCGAGGCCCTTTCCCCGGGGGTGAGCGTTTCGCCGCACGCACGCCCGTTCGCGCAGGTGCGTGCACAGCGGTAG